The nucleotide sequence GTTCGAGTCTAGTATTGACCGCCATCGTGGTCGGTGCATACTGTATTATCGCACTCGGCTGTCAGCAAAACTCACTCCTTCAGGGTCCAAAATTAACCAATGAATCAGTTCCCGTTCCCGCGGCGTCTGGTGCGTCGGACTCGGGAAACTGGTTGAGCCCGCATCCCGCCGGGAGTCGGTGAATAAATCCCCCCAAAATCTTACGTGCTGGTAGTTGGGGCCCTAAGCAGCTCCTGAGACCGCGACACTCATATCCGATGAAGAGTCTTAACATGTGTCCATGCTGGAGATGTCGCTGCGAGACGTCTTTCAAGGCGGACAAAGTCTTCCGTTAGTTCAAGATTCAGCAGGAAATCAAGCACAAAATGACGCGACCCCACTGCAGGGAAAAGCAGCCAAGATCAGCCCTAGCCTCTACCTTCCAAGAGGGACAAGGATCTTCAAGCTGCCAAGGAACTGGGCACTGTCGATGAGATGACGAGCCACTCGCCATCCAAACCGAGAGAACGAAAACTCTCGGAAGCTGTTGCGAGCTCGGCACACAACTTCAAAGCAGCCACTGTTACTGTAGCTCAACCCCGTGTCAACGGAAGAGATAGTTGCCGGGGGAATGATTGGGATAGAGGGGTAACCAAAAGCTTGACGCGCGGCATGTGGGAGTGACAGGGCCCCTGGTAAGTGTGGCATCGGGAACACCAGGCTAAATTGGCGCTTCTTTAGGGCCATTCGGGATTGCTTGGCGGGAAGTTCCATGCCGAAGTGAGGCTCTGTACAAGCGCTCCTGTCGAAGTCGATAGAGACAGAACCGTGGTCGTCGTAGTTTTATGCTCGCAGGTGGCTGTGACTGGCACAGGCATACGCGTACTTCGACAGTGGTTTTCAATTGTTGTTAGGTGCAACACCTGTTGAAGGCGCAGTTCTGGGCTGACGCGGCGATGACGCTAGAAGCAGAGGCTGCATGCTGAAGTCTACAGGTGTGGATTTGGGAGACACGATGTCGCTACTGTCGTCAAAGACATTTCGAAGCTGAAATGAGCGAGACAACTGGGAGATGCTACCTTTCGCTTGATCCTCGAAAGATCTGAATGTTCTAGATGTAGTACTAAATGACTCTCATTGTTGATTTGGAAACCTCGCTGTTTCGCACTGTAGACTCTACAACAGCGACTCGGTCAACCTCGAGAGATGGTAGTggcgagaggaagaagacctTTTACATGTATGACCGTTGTGTTGAAGGCTCAGAGCTACGGGGACTCTGGGCTGCGGCCACAAAAAGTAATGGAGGCCAAGTCTGACTTGGATTGCATCTGGAACTCGGTTGTCCTTTCCAATCAAGCGAAACTGAGGCTGAAGATATTGCGTGTTGCCCAATTACAGAGGAATGCCCGGAAAGCTGCGAAACTATAGCTTGAAAAGActggcaagatcaacgaGGCAAAAGTGAAGAACGGGGTGTCAGGTCATTAACGAGTATTGACCTTCGAGTTCAACATGTCTGCGCAACCACTATCCCTGTTTAAAGGGATATTCGACGAGTTGATTTATATGTATGATATCTGCCATACGTTGCCCGTCTAttcgtctttggcgtcttggaTAGAGCCCCAACGAACCCATAATCAGATCTAGCTCgagcaccaccaagcccaCATTGGTAGCGTTGAACCTATATGAGCGGCAGACGATTCCTGGTATTCGAATTATCGTTACAGAAAGTCGTTGACGCCTGATCAATTGGGTTCTGAGGCCGTACAGGCGCTCATGCTGCCATGAGAAAGCTGAAGCTCAATGAGGAACTACCCGTTCGCACAAAGGGGTTTCAAAAATGTTCTCTCGAACTAGTGCTGTGGCTCTATTATACATAAAAGGGTGATTTGGTAAATGCCGTATCCTTGTAGGCGTATAGCTTCACCCAAGCGACTCTAACTTCACGATCCCATCTATTCTCCATTCTCCTGCATGTGTTGTCCTGACTTCTACCCTGACTGGGCCTTCACGGCCGCGTGGAAGTCCTTCAAGAACCTCCAcctgctcttctccttccaTCCATTTTCCTTCCAGTCATTGACCTTGTCCGGGAAAAAATTGATCACATCCAGAAGAGTGTTATCGTGGGCAACGACCACGAACACATCGTCTCTTGCATCAAGCTCAATGACCTTGCCTACTGAATTTTCTGCCTCAGCCACGTTTCTATCTGGGGCTTCTGAGAGATTCTGGTAGAATGGTTTATCTCGAACCTGTTGTGGGTGGACTTTGACTAGCACTTCACCTGGACAAATACTTCCAGGCAGGAAGGACGGGTTAGAAAACGGGGATGGTGAGATATTTTCAGGTAGAGGCAGATATTGTGAAGGCCGGAAAGAGCCACAGTGATGGGCTGTATCAGCACCCATGAGAACAAAGGTCGAAGGTGTAGTTCGAGCCAGCGCGGCCATATGACCGACGGTATGCTAGAAAGCACTGTTAGGTCGCCAGTGCTTCAGTATGTTGGTTGGCTTTCTTACACCGGGAGAATCGAGAAGATAAAAACTTCCATCCTGAAAGTAGTCGACGGTACGGATGTCTCCAATCTTTGTGGCGCCTGAATGAGAGTCAAAGTCGATCTCGTGAAGTTCACGCCCCCTGTTTCGTATCAGCAACTGTGCCGGATATACCAACTCGTCCACGTACTTGTAATCCGTCTCGAGAATTAATCCTTCAGGGTTTGCAGGATAGCCGGGCAAAAGAACGTCTTTAAAACCTGGGCCAACAACCAGAGAAGTCGTGGGGGGGAATGTTGAGGGGTCTCCAGAATGGTCAAGATGCCAATGACTGAGGAGCACAGGTGTAAGTAGCCTTTCAGTTTGCAGGTAAAGGACTCAACATACCTCCAGATGATGGCTTTGATGCCGTTCAAGTCAATGGAAGCTTCTGTCAGAATCGAGGCAACATCGGTATCAACGGTTACAGAAACTCCCAACTTCTCTGACTCTGCGACAAAAGACTGGAGGATGGCTGGTGGGGAAGCGCCAATGTCCTTGCGAAGCCCTAAGTCGAAGATGAGCTTCTGGCCGGATGGATGCTCGATCAAGAATGAGTATGCAGGGCACTCCAAGAAATCGTGACCTGGAACATGGTCCTTTACAAAGGTTGTCATTGGTATACGCAGCCGCGCAGTGCTGTCAATGACTCTGACATCCACCACGTTAGTTGAGGAGGGAAGTTCGAAGCTAGGAAGAGAGgctgccatgatgaggagagaTCTCGGATGTGCTGATATGTTTGTGATTGTGTCTTTAGTGGGAGGTGTTTTATTAGGCGGCCAACCATTTATACACAACGTGTTACTCTTCCTGGCTGTTCAAGGTGATGCTATTCCTCCGCGTTGCAAGCCACCGCCCACTTTTTCGAAGCCATTCCCGCAGAGTTGGTCCGGTGATCAGGTACAGTGGCTTAGATAGTGCCATGCGGGAAGCACAGCATAGGCACTAACAGAATCTAAGTCCCAGAGATCTCATTCCTCCGGTCCGTCCCTTGGCAGGCCAGGGTCTCCCCTGTCAAGGCCACAATCTTTTTATGACACGAGAACAGCTAGAGTCATTCTGCTGGAACTACATGTTGTCTAATGGTGCTGAGTGG is from Fusarium keratoplasticum isolate Fu6.1 chromosome 11, whole genome shotgun sequence and encodes:
- a CDS encoding Lactamase-B domain-containing protein, with product MAASLPSFELPSSTNVVDVRVIDSTARLRIPMTTFVKDHVPGHDFLECPAYSFLIEHPSGQKLIFDLGLRKDIGASPPAILQSFVAESEKLGVSVTVDTDVASILTEASIDLNGIKAIIWSHWHLDHSGDPSTFPPTTSLVVGPGFKDVLLPGYPANPEGLILETDYKGRELHEIDFDSHSGATKIGDIRTVDYFQDGSFYLLDSPGHTVGHMAALARTTPSTFVLMGADTAHHCGSFRPSQYLPLPENISPSPFSNPSFLPGSICPGEVLVKVHPQQVRDKPFYQNLSEAPDRNVAEAENSVGKVIELDARDDVFVVVAHDNTLLDVINFFPDKVNDWKENGWKEKSRWRFLKDFHAAVKAQSG